In the Silene latifolia isolate original U9 population chromosome 1, ASM4854445v1, whole genome shotgun sequence genome, taaggcactcggagtatgggggtgttacaaatggtatcagagcgacgatcctgaaacctgtaaccaatgaacttaatgaacatagggagtcaattaaaatgaacccggggtaaaggttgtaggagctagtgcaaaggcttgggagacgtcctaaagtcgcgaggggtcgccctacaactttgaaccggtcacatgggaatgTGTTTGTTGAGTCGTCTGTGTGATTGTTTAatttgtgcaacaaagtgatgaagtgtgttgattgtttggtgttgaagtaggaggttgagcatgtgaaagagaaTGATTATATGTTGAACATGTTAATGAGTGATAACAAGTTGAATGATTTACGATATGGCTTTTAATAGCGTAATGAAATGATTTCGTAGTTAGTAAAAGGATGCGTAACATGTTTATGATGAtataatatgatttataaatttagcatgttagtatgtgacgtaatatgcgggtatctCTTACGTATtggggggtacttgatcgagtgagactaactcgatcggataggtttttgacgattttgagtccagaatcgagttttggggcactcgatcgagtaactaggggtactcgatcgagtagggggtcactcgatcgagtagcctagatactcgatcgagtgggttagagatcagaagttctgtttggttctggagtttgggtactcgatcgagtacatgggggcactcgatcgagtagcccgttactcgatcgagtgggtttggatactcgatcgagtgggtcctatgcaacgcgtgttcgtgttttgaggtttagtacgcgtgtttatgtttgtccctttcttctatagcttcaagatgccgcccaagagaaacgccttgtacgcgagagctgaggttatgactacggatgacatcgtcaagatgttagggcaccaggacgctcttactgagaccctgaagagagtgaatgaggacaaggataagagtaaggagaaggaggttgaccatgctaaagtcagcctctatatcgcgaggtttaacccgaaggagtacaagggagttgaggagcctaaccatcttgatagttggctgagggagatggagaacatcctagATTTAGtccactgtcctgatgagatgcgagtggatcaggctgcattttatctgagggaggcagctggcaagtggtgggattcagtgaaggtgagtgctaaggaattgtataccaaccaaggcttacctgctataccttgggaggagtttcgtagggctgtgaggaaggagtttgtgccggagcatgtgaggagtaagttgagggaagagtttgataagtttaagatgaccgctgatatgtcggtagccgagtactacagacagttcaatgagaaatctagatatgctgaggacatgggattgagtgatgagaatctggctttgaggtttgagagtggactaaccacgaaaattatggataagttacccgtgggagtccttactgatgtaaaggaagcgtatgagagggctgggagagctgagagactagtggagatggctcaggagaggtctggtggcGAGAAGAGGAAGTcagagagcgagggtggtggccaatctaatttcaagaaaggcaaccacaatcaatctaaggggttttcttctggttctgggtttagtgctggaacttcctttgggcgaggccgtggaagtgtgagtaatagttggggagtgacctgctttggatgtggtggcgtaggccacaagagacatgagtgcacgagtgcaccgggatcttttcagagacctgcacagagcttcgcgagcaacagaccagctgggtcatggccaaaccggggaggccggagctaccagagtggaggcaaccgcaacggcggtaattcttatcagaagacaccgatgaacaacaacaacaaccaagggtcgggtgctaagccgaccgcatcagctagtactgtccagggaggtgggcagaagaccagtggcaagttattcatgatggacaagaaagcagccgaggaagatgcgcatgttatcaccggtacatttcttgttaatggtattcctacgtttgttttgtttgattcgggggcttctcaatcgtttgtgtcttcgagtcatgtaaaacagttgggtttgagagtatatgagtctgttagggagcaagttttcataccttcaggtgagtctgtatcgtgtgggaggttgtttagagatgtatctttgatagttgggcaagtcgatttccctgtagacttgctagagtttccttttaatggttttgagatgatagttgggatggattggttaggaaagtataaggctaagatagactgtcatcaaaagaaagtgtccctaagaggtcctaagggtgtaagtgtgtcttatcgtgggtttctagtcaaacccaaagttaagttgattgcagctgtcactttgaagtcgtatctgaggaagggatgtcctctgattttgtgccacgtgagagatgaccggatagagagcccgacgATTGACGAGATACCGTGGTGGGAGAGTATGCGAGATGTCtttccgagaggagattccggggttgccaccgaagagggagatagatttcaccgttgagttgaagccagggacggggccaatctctaaggcaccgtaccgtatgggtcctaaggagatggaggagcttaggaagcagttggatgatttgatagagaagggatacattagaccaagtgtatcgccttggggagcaccagtgcttttcgtgaagaagaaggatggaactttgaggttatgcatagattaccgggagttgaaccgtgtgacgataaagaacaagtatcctttgccaaggatagatgacctgtttgatcagttgagtggtgcaacggtcttttctaagatcgatttgaggtcgggataccatcaggtgaagattagagatgtggacataccgaagacagctttcacgtcgaggtatggccattatgagtatgtggtgatgccatttgggttgtctaacgcgccggcagtgtttatggatttgatgaataggatcttcagacagttcttggaccagttcgtggtggtgtttatcgatgacatcctagtctactctaagactaaggaggagcatgaggagcatctgaggatagtgttgcagactttgagagatcatgagttgtatgctaagctgtctaagtgtgagtgttggttggagaaagttgcttttctggggcatgtaatctctaaagatggggtagctgtggatccggcgaagattgaggcagtgaccaagtgggaagcaccgaagaatgttgctgaggtgaggagtttcttgggtttagctggatactacagacggttcgtgaaagatttctctaagatagctagaccgatgacagcattgatgaggaaagagaacaggtttcgttgggatgagagttgtgagacggcgttccagacattaaaggagcgtttgaccacagctcctgtcttagcattgcctgaagggagcgagaattttgaggtttatacagatgcctcgaagaatgggttgggatgtgtgttgatgcagaatggtaaagtaatcgcctatgcttctaggcagttgaagccatatgaggagaactaccctactcatgacctggagttgggtgtagtggtgtttgctctcaagatttggaggcactacctgtatggagcaatctttaaggtattttccgatcacaagagtctcaagtacatctacacgcagaaggagttgaacatgagacagaggaggtggatggagttgattggcgactacgacatggaaattatctaccatgaaggaaaggccaacgtGGTCgcggatgctttgagtagaaagagtgtacattccttgtgcacGGCTCTATTTTTGATGAGGCtaagagatgaggtagcgagctttgggattcatatgatgcagaaaggagataccatgagtgatatgacagtacatatggagttttatgatgacattcgaggtaaacaggctttggatcctaagatagtggagtggagagctggagtagagatagggacagtgtcccggttttccattcatacagatggtagcttgaggtttgatggtaggtggtgtgttcctaacgatgaggagttgaaaaagacaatcatgacagaagcgcattgcacaccatattcagttcatccaggtggagacaagctatacaaggatttgaagaaaacgttttggtggcctgggatgaagaaagagacagctgagtttgtgtcccgttgtttgacatgccagagagttaaaggggaacagagaagaccacaaggtaaggttcagtctttggaggtgcctgagtggaagtgggaatccatttccatggatttcattgtgggtttacctaagagtcaacaaggtaacaatatgatttgggtgatagtagatcgtttgaccaagtcagctcactttgttccaatgaaagatacatggactaaggcacaattggctatggcctatcgaaagaacgtgctgaagttacatggagtccctaaggacatagtgtctgacagagatgcgaggtttatatcaaggttttggaaggagttgcggaatcgtgggaacactttgaagatgagtacgacatttcatcctgcgacagatgggcagactgagcgaacaatcaagactttagaggatatgttgagagcttgtgtgatggattttggtggtagctgggagcagaggttggacttgatagaattttcttacaacaacagttatcacactagtattggtatggcaccgtttgaggctttgtatgggaggagatgtaggagtccaatctgttgggacgatagtgctgaggcagtggtgttaggaccagagatggtacatgagatggtggaacagattaagatgatcagggaacggatgagagcagcccaggatcgacaaaagagttatgcagatctacatcgtcgggacatagagtttcaggttggggacaaggttcttctgaaagtgtctcctatgcgtggagtcatgagatttgggaagaaaggcaagctaagtcagaagtttatagggccttatgagatcatagagcgagttggggaagtggcttatcgtttggctttaccggctgcgttggagagagtgcataatgtgtttcatgtatcgcagctgcggaagtatgtgagtgacccgtcacatgtgttggaggcagagagcttagagctagatgagtctttatcataccttgaggtacctaagcagatcctagaccgaaaagttagaaagaccaggagtggtgagacagtgttgcttaagatcctttggtctaaccatgagactgaggaagctacatgggaggcggaggatatcatgaaagagcgttaccctttcctttttgatcaggtatgtatggttacgaggacgtaaccttgtttcttttaggggggtaggagatgatcgcgagagtttttaaagagttttataccccttttatatgttgcgtcggtatgttgtcgggataagttgggtagtatcatgtcttatgttgttttgttttggttatgagtcgggaacgttatgggagtacctttgtttggtggtggtttgaacttcggggacgaagttccttttaaggagggaagactgtaatactccgtatttatggtcttgggggtactctatcgagtagcccttactctgtcgagtaagggtaagttgcgcagataaatagtttctgacctgttgggcactcgatcgagtagctggggtactcgatcgagtaggggggtactcgatcgagtaccttgggtactcgatcgagtgtccggtttatcgggggtttttctcgggttttgttaattacgcgattaaggtatttaaatcaattcgtctttattctaaatcactttttacaaaacctaaaacctgtttaagagagaaagcaacttgtcttcttcctaatcgcgttcttgacaattcccggagttcagacggtcggattgcatcgtagtttgtgtcgttggattccttgcgtcgagggtaagcttttaatataatttatataccgttttgttaagattgatgaaaccctaatttgggatttggggattgttatgagtagtatttgaatagtagtctttatgtgttatatgttaggaggagaattcatagaagaggcgttttgagacagctgtagataccgtctgcgtgttgtgctttccaggtaggatttcctactcagtattggtcccataatgggatattggtgatgtgctgtagttagttgattgatatgatgattgtaattgtaattgtgattgtgattgtggttgtgtttgtgatggttctcgagatgcgttctcggctgagtggggtcacttgcgggagtgatctcacgccctagtttcgcccttcgtggaacccgccacggaaggggatgtgcacattaatggacagggttatcgctcgtacgatgagcggggcttaggtgggaacggctgcggtcccccactggcagggctggtccagtggacagtcagtgattgagacggttggttggttggatgtgtgtgtgtgtgtgaggcAATTCAGCTGTCTGttagtcttattgttgttatctatttgattgtgtgattagtactgaccccggtgttgttttgtaaacctgcggtgatccattcggggatggtgagcagatattgaacaggtaaagagatgagtactgggatagctgggatggccacaacatgatgatagagtcttccgctgtagtttagcatttatttacatttcagttgagaatagttgatttggaataatgtatcgtactttcagttggtttcgaggattgtacttattcattaaagtatttataataaatgttgtttccgtttggtctatttgattatcatacctcgggcaaccgagatggtgatatctccatacctgagtggtcctggtaaggcactcggagtatgggggtgttacattattatcttggcagaactcggtttcgtcagttacgaatacctcttgttgttttgacatcttcttagctttttgggtgggtttttgttttggttttttttttgtttgggaatgaatgtgactagcttctagtatgttttccccacagacggcgccaattgttccgggtgtaattccagagcagttattcgttaccacccgtgcttgtagaatgacgtctttggttgaatcctccttgcggtctcctgaaacgatgaacaaactgagggctcggctttggaccgagcgaactcactccgacgctcaagtcagtaaacttagagagaatttgttgttacttggcgaagtatgtattgtgtagagagataaggaagatattaccagatgaatagtgattcttaggttaaattgtggatctcctcctcaatgagagttgaggagtatttatagactttcaccttttgtcacgtagtggccaagtggccaagtggctagcaggtggaaagactgatctacccctcggccgagggacccatggcaggccggcgggccttgttgactcaccgccgagggtcttggatatgagttcgcggatgtgtgcctcggtGGCTAGTTGTCCCCGCCGAGGCAGGCacagagacaggccgacaggtggcgtcggttaggctgtctaagccgttgacttgttgtggatatctttgaccttgctcaatatgctgactggtcagcgggtgcagaatatgccccatcaaaaggTATTTAACATGTTAGATTCGTTGAATGTATGTAATTGCAACATTTTATATAAATTGTGACattttaacttatgttttaaCATAAGTAATTAAAATAGGAATAAGAATTGAGTTGAGGAGGGAGAGTAATTAAATAGAATAGAAAATATGTAGGGATCACATGTAGAAACTCAGTAACCAATCAAAAGCCAAaaaaaacttggcttttatactatTTAGATGTTCATCTATTCTAAATTTGAGTGGGAAATACATGATGATTTTGGTTTATATCTCCGTTAGGGTATGAATGATCAAGTGATCATATGTTACCTATTTTATTCATCAGCATATATCTCATCCTAAATAATAAAAGTATTGTAAAAATTAGCACAAAATTAAATCAAAATCATAACCAAATCATAGTAACATCTTTGTCATCCTTAATCAAAAGGTTATATTAGAAAATGGTTTGTGTCACTTTATAGAAAATCAAAGGGTTGAAAACTTAAAAATATTACGAATGATATGATTTATATACCTTTAAAATTTGAACTTCACAAAAATAACCACGAAAGTTATAATTAAGCTCCTTAATTTCGGCCAATTGTGAGGTTGATCCTCAATAGGATATAAATGTAGTAATTAAGTCATATAATAGTGAAATCCAACTCAATTTCTATTTTCAACCTAAACCAAATCATTAAATCATTTTATATAAAAGCTCAGTGTACACTAAATAATTATTAATATTTTGAAAGTATTAAATAGtttattaaaataatttataGAATATTTTTAATATTCTTACtaattttaatataatttatatacatATGAGATTACTTTTACAAGTTTTCaattttatgtaattcattaatatattttttatccaaaattTATAATAAATTGCATACAAATTTTCAAACTTATAGTAAGTTTTATTGTATGATTACAAATTGTATAAATGAATGTAATTGAATTTTCTGGTGCAATTTTggttaaaaatcgaaaaattggGCTGAATTTCACTTTTATTCAATGTTATGGGGCCTAATTAGATGTATGGCCTAATTGGTTAAAAACGTTTTTAGTTTTGAAGCTTAACAAAAGTTACTATTTTCAAGGGCAAAAAGATAATTTTTGAGCTTTTGTGGATTAACAACATACATGTTAAAACATGTGGATTAACAAAATTATTTAGGCTCTTCTTTTCGGCTAAAAGGAGTTAAACTGAACTGAATATAGTTAAACAAAATAAAGCTAAAATACGAGTTAATTTGTGAAAGAATAAACTGAACAACTACAAACTTGAATGGAGCTAAAATACGAGGGAGGATTCCGGCTAGAATTACCATTTAACGTACTCTTTGCAGGTTATAGACCTATAGGATAAACAAAAATACCTTTTcaattcctaaaggtttcaaattcacatgaattttaatcaacCACTAAATAAAATGTACACTAGCCTCCAATTGAGCTTAACCAATTTCTCTCTAGAGAAGCTTCTCTAGTTTATAACTCAAATTGTGACAACAGGGATTTAAGTTAAATTTAAATCACTTAAAGTTAAATTAGCGTCAATTAGTTTACAAATACGATACAGAGGAGTTCAGGGACCCCCAAGATTATACATTTCCATAATGCACCCCTGGTTCCTCATCAAATGATGAAATTTGTACACACGAAAACGACTTCGATACCACAGTTGTTTCACGTCATGATATATCTTTTAAATAATGGTTCGGAAGATTATAACTGAATGTCAAAACTTCCATCATATTCTCGCAAAAAAAGTCGGTCAAAACCGGCACAAAATGAATTTCTATAGCATTCTAAATGGATAGGTCATCAAATACAAATTATCTTTACTACAACCTACTGTAACCAAAAATTGGAAGTTGGTCATGAATTCCCGTGAGGTAGGCTCTTCAGATTATCACTTGCTGAGTTGCTTCCCTATCATCAAtcacacaaattaaactaaagcaAGTTAGAAAACCAACATATATACAAACTTGATACATCCTCCATTCCATTTGACTGTATACGTTCGCTTTGTGCACAAAAATCTAGGAACAGCAAAAAAAGGTTTGGTTGCTCTTGCTATTAAATTCCCATTTCACCCTTCCTTGCTCTCCTGCCACTCTCACTCTCTTCCCCATCTGGCCAACAATTTCAGAAATGTAATAGCGAATTCTCCAATCCTCCACCTCACACCCTAGACTACCATCATCACAACCTCCACGGTCACACATCTCGCCACCACACCACCACTGTCGAAGTTCCACAACCGCTACCCTTGACACTCGGCGACACCACAGCTGCCATTCCCACCTTCAGCCGCACCACAAATCCTAACACATTCTTGGATCCTAGATCTGTCAAATTTGATATCCGACTGGGATGGTCGCAAACTGAAGGTGAAGGTGAAACTGGGCAACTGGGGTGGAAGGCAAAATCAGGAGGTAAGGGTGGTCAGCAGCGGACGGTGGTTGAATGACGGTGGTCATCAACGGCAGAGGGTGGTTGAGGGTGAATTGGTGATGATCACCTGGTTAGGGAGGTGAAGCTGGTGTGAAAGGAGAGCAGGTTGTTCGGGAGGGGCAAAGGAGGTGGATGACTTTGATGGAGGGATGGTAAGGGTAGTTTGGACTTTATCTGGCTAAAAAGTTGTCCGAAAATTCAAAGTATACAATCAAATGGAACAGCCCAAAAAGGATCACGTATACAATCAAATGGAATACTGAACCTATAAAACTAAACTATTACTTTTTAAATAAAACAAACCAAGTCAAATGCCCAGTGTTTTACCACGAACAATTCTTAAACAAACTAAAGACAAATAGACTGTTGAAGACTTCAAAGATGAGAACTTAAGGGTCTCACTTATTTCTGTTTCATAAGCGCATAAGCTAAATCATAAGTGCTCATTTCTGATTCAAAAGGCATCTAGGGAAACTCATTGGCCTGAATAATTTATGTTACacaaatgttttgaaaaactgtcCGTAGGACTCTGCTATTTTGTCACTTCTCGCTCAAAAAGAGGTGCCCAAGTGTCATCACCATGTCCAAGTGTTGAAGGTTGACACAAGGAAATataaagagtcaaataatactgTTAACAAAAAGATAGATAACCTAAATTCAAAAGAAAAAGCTACTAGCCTACTAATTAAAGTACTCTTCAAACTCAGACACAACACCCAAATCAGGAGCAGCAAGATGTCAATAACATCAAGATCTCATATCTACAATAGGCATAGACACTGTAAAGCATACAAACATACATTACCACTTAATAGTTGAATTCTCAAAGTTCTTCGAAAATAGAACAATGTCAAAATAAGTatataacaagtcacaataaacAGAAGTACTCATCTGAATAAATCTTGACTAAAACACATCCATTTAAATTTAAACATACATCATCAATAGATTGTCTCAGACTGAAGCAACGCTATGTAACAAGAAGTTGCAAAGTACCTTAGATGTTACTGGGGTACATGAAGACCCTAACCTTATCACCCTGAAAAAAACAATTGATCAACTGCTTGTTACTCCTCATGTTACCACAAAACTAGAAATATAACAATCATAAAGACAGAGAAATTACCATGGACTTGGGAGGAAGGTTGGACTTGAACTTAGCACGAACAACACCACTGTTACCATGAGGCCTGCAGACCTTTCCCCAGATGCAACGGTAATAAGAGTCATTCTTCTTGGTCTTAGCCTTGTAGATGTAAGCCAACTTCTTTCCCAAGTACCATGCAACTTCTTCTTGAGTATTCACTCCCTCAATCTGGATCAAAGAGGTGTTTGGGTACTGGTTTGATTTTGACCTAACACCATTACAGGCCAACAAAGTCAATCCAATTCCTTGGTCTTATTTCGCCAGATGAAATCAAATTAGACATAGTTAAACAGCCTCGCAATTCGCAAACTAATCAAAACCATAAAACTGAAGAACAAGGATATTCACTTCTTTGCAGCTGGCCAAGGCCACAGATGTGAGTATTTGTGCATCTAAACTAAAGGAATCATTTCATTACTGCTCCCAGAAATGTGAGTATTTGTACATCTAAACTACATATCAGAGCACATGAAGCTTGTCTAATTAGCAATTCCAAACACGGTTGCCTTATTCGATGTAGAATAAGCAAAACATATAGACACCACACACTATTTAATACTATGTAATATAGATATTTTAAACCAAAATTCATAAAAATGTTGCAATATGATTACAACATATGTAGGAATCGATTCACAATTCACCCAGATTTAAAGGAATCGAATAACCATGATTCCAAACAAATGATTAGATAGGTCTAATTCACAAAATACTTCAACAAACCCTAAGAAAATGTACAGATGCACACTACTTTGATTCTACTAATTTTTCCCTccacagaacattcataaaacaatcaATAAACTTCCTTTATTAATCACTAAACATGCCAGAACTTAATATCATAGTATAAACAACTAATCAAATTTGTAATACTTTAAATTCATACACAATATGCAAAACCCACATGAAATTCGACAAAAAATATGTAAAAACATGATTGGATGTAATTTCACCTCTTGTAACCGAGGATTGAACCTCTGACGTAAAGTCTGCAAA is a window encoding:
- the LOC141605287 gene encoding large ribosomal subunit protein eL33y-like — its product is MVKGRQGERVRLYVRGSILGYKRSKSNQYPNTSLIQIEGVNTQEEVAWYLGKKLAYIYKAKTKKNDSYYRCIWGKVCRPHGNSGVVRAKFKSNLPPKSMGDKVRVFMYPSNI